One region of Populus trichocarpa isolate Nisqually-1 chromosome 4, P.trichocarpa_v4.1, whole genome shotgun sequence genomic DNA includes:
- the LOC18097786 gene encoding abscisic acid 8'-hydroxylase 4, translating into MEIASILAYVCFFLSSLLSYPLLKKKNRIPKQRAKLPPGSMGWPYVGETLQLYTQDPNVFFATKQKRHGEVFKSHILGCPCVMLASPEGARFVLVTHAHLFKPTYPKSKEKMIGPSALFFHQGDYHSLLRKLVQSSLSPDKIRKLIPSMESVAISALESWSSGHIINTYHEMKKFSFDVGILSIFGHLDSNHREMLSDNYHIVDKGYNSFPTKIPGTAYHKALLARKRLNQILSEIICERKEKRLLEKDFLGHLLNFKNEKGEILTEDQIADNIIGVLFAAQDTTASVLTWILKYLHDDQRLLEAVKAEQMEIYEANGRGKKPLTWAQTRNMPLTYRVILESLRMASIISFTFREAVVDVEYNGYLIPKGWKVLPMFRNIHHNPEFFPDPHIFDPSRFEVAPKPNTFMPFGNGVHACPGNEIAKLEILILIHHIVTKFRWEVVGSQNGIQYGPFPVPRQGLPARFWR; encoded by the exons ATGGAGATTGCTTCAATTCTAGCTTACGTATGCTTCTTCCTCTCTAGTCTTCTTTCTTATCCtctcttgaagaagaagaataggaTACCTAAACAAAGAGCTAAGCTTCCTCCAGGTTCAATGGGATGGCCATATGTAGGCGAAACTCTTCAACTTTATACTCAAGACCCAAATGTCTTCTTTGCTACAAAGCAAAAAAG GCATGGAGAAGTATTCAAGAGCCACATACTTGGCTGTCCTTGTGTTATGCTAGCTAGCCCTGAGGGTGCAAGATTTGTGCTGGTGACTCATGCTCACCTGTTCAAGCCTACATACCCCAAAAGCAAAGAGAAGATGATCGGCCCTTCAGCTCTCTTTTTTCACCAAGGAGATTACCACAGTCTTCTAAGGAAGTTGGTTCAGAGTTCTTTATCCCCAGACAAGATCCGGAAACTAATTCCCAGTATGGAATCCGTAGCCATCTCTGCCTTGGAATCATGGTCCAGTGGGCATATCATCAACACATATCATGAAATGAAGAAG TTTTCTTTTGATGTCGGCATTCTTTCTATCTTTGGTCACCTGGACAGCAACCATAGAGAGATGCTGAGTGACAACTACCACATAGTAGATAAGGGTTACAATTCATTTCCAACAAAAATTCCAGGAACTGCTTACCACAAAGCTCTTTTG GCAAGGAAAAGGCTTAATCAGATATTAAGTGAGATAATTtgtgagagaaaagagaaaagactACTAGAGAAGGATTTCCTGGGCCATCTTCTGAACTTCAAAAATGAGAAGGGAGAGATTTTAACTGAAGATCAAATTGCTGACAACATTATAGGAGTACTTTTTGCTGCCCAGGACACAACAGCTAGTGTTCTGACATGGATTCTGAAATACCTCCATGATGACCAGAGACTCCTAGAAGCTGTTAAG GCAGAACAAATGGAGATATATGAAGCGAATGGAAGAGGAAAGAAGCCTCTAACATGGGCACAGACAAGAAACATGCCACTTACATATAGG GTTATATTAGAGAGCTTGAGGATGGCGAGCATCATATCATTCACATTCAGGGAAGCAGTAGTTGATGTTGAATACAATG gatacCTAATACCAAAGGGCTGGAAGGTGTTGCCAATGTTCAGGAACATTCATCACAATCCAGAATTCTTTCCTGATCCTCACATCTTTGACCCGTCAAGGTTTGAG GTTGCTCCAAAACCCAACACTTTCATGCCATTTGGAAATGGCGTGCATGCTTGCCCTGGCAATGAGATCGCCAAGCTGGAGATACTCATCTTGATCCATCATATAGTGACCAAATTCAG GTGGGAAGTGGTGGGATCACAAAATGGGATTCAATATGGCCCATTTCCGGTGCCCCGGCAAGGACTCCCGGCCAGATTTTGGAGATAA